The Sylvia atricapilla isolate bSylAtr1 chromosome 5, bSylAtr1.pri, whole genome shotgun sequence genome includes a window with the following:
- the RASSF9 gene encoding ras association domain-containing protein 9 isoform X1 has protein sequence MAPFGRNLLKTRHKNRSPSKDMASNEREIVVWVCQEEKIVCGLTKRTTCSEVIQALLEEHQTTFGEKKVLFGKPSDYCIVEKWRGSERVLPPLTKILRLWKAWGEEQANLHFVLVKSDAFLSFPLWKTAEAKVVQNVEKQWDLSPANYMKMLPIDKQKKIVRKTFRKLAKLKQDSVQQERDNMETLIHLIISQDHTIHQQVLRMKELDMEIEKCEAKFHLDRVANDGENYVQDSYLMINTSESEQQGSRPGDQKEMHDYLSKSEGIVQVEERLKHHKQLIENLCAEIEREVHGICMEKNGEDVRTEGAGNAELETSDLESVKYELEKSMKDGLRINSYLSCIQKELTYRDSLLQKKEKEYELLTEEFNLLHVKDNIETRLQSNEEPSKGSGISSNSIAIPDFVHRVTNLDINDTDSDTGISSTHSQDSEITAGDMVLLST, from the coding sequence ATCTCCCAGCAAGGACATGGCTTCAAATGAAAGAGAGATTGTCGTTTGGGTTTGCCAGGAGGAGAAGATTGTATGTGGCCTGACGAAGCGCACAACTTGCTCAGAAGTGATTCAAGCACTGCTTGAGGAACATCAGACAAcatttggagagaaaaaggtCCTTTTTGGAAAACCTAGTGATTACTGCATTGTCGAAAAATGGAGAGGCTCGGAGCGAGTACTGCCTCCCTTGACAAAGATTCTGAGACTTTGGAAGGCCTGGGGGGAAGAGCAGGCTAATTTGCATTTTGTATTGGTAAAGTCAGATGCTTTCCTCTCATTTCCATTGTGGAAGACAGCTGAAGCCAAGGTAGTACAAAATGTAGAAAAGCAGTGGGACCTCAGTCCGGCAAACTACATGAAGATGTTGCCAATagacaagcaaaagaaaattgtgaGGAAGACTTTCCGGAAACTGGCCAAGCTTAAGCAGGACAGTGTTCAGCAAGAGAGGGATAATATGGAGACATTGATTCATCTGATCATTTCTCAAGATCATACCATTCATCAACAAGTCCTTAGAATGAAGGAACTAGATATGGAAATTGAAAAATGTGAAGCAAAATTCCATCTAGATCGTGTGGCGAATGATGGAGAAAATTATGTGCAGGACTCCTATTTAATGATCAATACAAGTGAGTCTGAGCAGCAAGGGAGTAGGCCAGGTGATCAAAAAGAGATGCATGACTATTTGAGCAAAAGTGAGGGAATTGTACAGGTTGAAGAAAGACTGAAACATCACAAACAATTAATAGAGAACCTGTGTGCTGAAATTGAAAGAGAAGTACATGGTAtatgcatggaaaaaaatggagaggaTGTTCGCACAGAAGGAGCAGGTAATGCTGAACTGGAAACCTCAGATTTGGAAAGTGTAAAATATGAGCTGGAAAAAAGTATGAAAGATGGTCTGAGAATCAACTCATACCTGAGCTGCATCCAGAAAGAACTTACATACAGAGACTCActgcttcaaaagaaagaaaaagaatatgaaCTTCTTacagaagaatttaatttactaCATGTTAAAGACAACATTGAAACTAGGCTTCAGTCAAATGAAGAGCCATCCAAGGGCAGTGGCATCTCCAGTAACAGCATTGCTATTCCTGACTTTGTTCATAGAGTAACTAATCTGGACATAAACGATACAGACTCTGACACTGGAATCAGCTCTACACACAGTCAGGACTCTGAAATAACTGCAGGGGACATGGTACTGTTGTCAACATAG
- the RASSF9 gene encoding ras association domain-containing protein 9 isoform X2 produces MASNEREIVVWVCQEEKIVCGLTKRTTCSEVIQALLEEHQTTFGEKKVLFGKPSDYCIVEKWRGSERVLPPLTKILRLWKAWGEEQANLHFVLVKSDAFLSFPLWKTAEAKVVQNVEKQWDLSPANYMKMLPIDKQKKIVRKTFRKLAKLKQDSVQQERDNMETLIHLIISQDHTIHQQVLRMKELDMEIEKCEAKFHLDRVANDGENYVQDSYLMINTSESEQQGSRPGDQKEMHDYLSKSEGIVQVEERLKHHKQLIENLCAEIEREVHGICMEKNGEDVRTEGAGNAELETSDLESVKYELEKSMKDGLRINSYLSCIQKELTYRDSLLQKKEKEYELLTEEFNLLHVKDNIETRLQSNEEPSKGSGISSNSIAIPDFVHRVTNLDINDTDSDTGISSTHSQDSEITAGDMVLLST; encoded by the coding sequence ATGGCTTCAAATGAAAGAGAGATTGTCGTTTGGGTTTGCCAGGAGGAGAAGATTGTATGTGGCCTGACGAAGCGCACAACTTGCTCAGAAGTGATTCAAGCACTGCTTGAGGAACATCAGACAAcatttggagagaaaaaggtCCTTTTTGGAAAACCTAGTGATTACTGCATTGTCGAAAAATGGAGAGGCTCGGAGCGAGTACTGCCTCCCTTGACAAAGATTCTGAGACTTTGGAAGGCCTGGGGGGAAGAGCAGGCTAATTTGCATTTTGTATTGGTAAAGTCAGATGCTTTCCTCTCATTTCCATTGTGGAAGACAGCTGAAGCCAAGGTAGTACAAAATGTAGAAAAGCAGTGGGACCTCAGTCCGGCAAACTACATGAAGATGTTGCCAATagacaagcaaaagaaaattgtgaGGAAGACTTTCCGGAAACTGGCCAAGCTTAAGCAGGACAGTGTTCAGCAAGAGAGGGATAATATGGAGACATTGATTCATCTGATCATTTCTCAAGATCATACCATTCATCAACAAGTCCTTAGAATGAAGGAACTAGATATGGAAATTGAAAAATGTGAAGCAAAATTCCATCTAGATCGTGTGGCGAATGATGGAGAAAATTATGTGCAGGACTCCTATTTAATGATCAATACAAGTGAGTCTGAGCAGCAAGGGAGTAGGCCAGGTGATCAAAAAGAGATGCATGACTATTTGAGCAAAAGTGAGGGAATTGTACAGGTTGAAGAAAGACTGAAACATCACAAACAATTAATAGAGAACCTGTGTGCTGAAATTGAAAGAGAAGTACATGGTAtatgcatggaaaaaaatggagaggaTGTTCGCACAGAAGGAGCAGGTAATGCTGAACTGGAAACCTCAGATTTGGAAAGTGTAAAATATGAGCTGGAAAAAAGTATGAAAGATGGTCTGAGAATCAACTCATACCTGAGCTGCATCCAGAAAGAACTTACATACAGAGACTCActgcttcaaaagaaagaaaaagaatatgaaCTTCTTacagaagaatttaatttactaCATGTTAAAGACAACATTGAAACTAGGCTTCAGTCAAATGAAGAGCCATCCAAGGGCAGTGGCATCTCCAGTAACAGCATTGCTATTCCTGACTTTGTTCATAGAGTAACTAATCTGGACATAAACGATACAGACTCTGACACTGGAATCAGCTCTACACACAGTCAGGACTCTGAAATAACTGCAGGGGACATGGTACTGTTGTCAACATAG